CCAAAAGACAGTGGAagctattattataattataaacaTTGCCACAGTGTTGTATTATTGGCACTTGTAGATGCCAGTTACAAGTTGTTATacatggatgtaggctgcaatggAAGAGTTTCAGATGGTGGTGTATACAGTACCTGTTTCTTATCTTCAGCCTTGGAGCAAGGACATCTTGACATTCCTCTTGCCAAACCACTTCCTGGCAGAGAAAAGGACACCCCCTTTGTAATCATTGCAGATGATGCATTTCCAATGAGGTCATATTTAATGAAGCCCAGCCATTCCATAACCAGCCGGGTCCGAACAGAGTGTTTAATTACAGGTTATCGAGGGCCAGAAGAGTTgtggaaaatttttttggacacattGCACAACGGTTTAGGATATTGAGGCGTCCATTGTTACTAGGTCCAGAAAAAACTGTGACAATAGTTTCAGCTATATGTGCCCTACACAATTTCTTAATGGACAGGAAAGATGGCAGTTATGCAAACCGAAGTAATTTTGATGTAGAGGATGTACAGAATGGTGAGGTAATAGGGGCCTCATGGAGGAATGAAGAGCAAGGAACACACAATTTAATCCCCATTCAAACAGGGCAATGTAACAGAAATTCTCACGATACTAGAGCAATTCGTGAAGAATTCATGAATTACTTTGTATCACCATTAGGTGAAGTACCTTGGCAGTACAGATATATTTAAAATGTAAACTGTAAACTTGGAAATATATATTTGCTGCCTGTGACTTATCATTTATAGCCTTACCATTAAGTTCAATAGTGATGTTCTTTTCTGTGGCTGGCTGCCCCAGCACTCATTTCACTACATTCTATATGGCCCTAAGCATGTTTTTGgagttactgatttctgacattacatACATGTTCCTGGACTTTGTAGTAAAGTTTCTCAGTAATTTTGAGTAATTTTCTTTTAACGTGCAACTGCAGGACCAGTTGAACacttatttacttaatgttaaattGCAAAGATTGGCTGCAGTGAAAATAAGTATAAAGCCTATCAATATCTGCAAAGAAGTGTGTTAGTAAGtagtgaaattcagtttaagatcaGAAGAATTGGAGCTTGCACTACTTGACAAGAGTTGTGCCTAATTTTGTTCTACATGGCCATAATGTATGGGCACTCAATGTAATTACAGCTGCACAGAAGATAGAACATCATGTGTATGGTATGCTGTGGTGCAGTAGGGTATTCTTTGAAATCAACTATTAATGaataatatatttacaaattaacaattatgaTGAACGGACAAGGAATCTTCTACAGTTTGGTTTCTTTACAGAACTTATCTTACCTTTGTGTAATACCTTTAAATTGTGAACTGTGTTTTGTATGCTTATTCCATTACAACCCTTAACACATTTTTAGAAACAGGAGAATATTCATTCATATTCCATTTACATTATGGCGTTCTTGTCTTGTATAAAATCTCACATTTGGAGAACTGTATACTATTTTATTTATAGAAATTGTAGATGTAGTCAGTGACAGTACAAAGTGACATAATGGCACTGGCCCAACCGTATTTAAGTTATTTGAGGAATCAAAATGTAAACAGGTTCCTCCAATATTACTGCAAATTGGTATTCACAATACTTGGCAATTTATGTTCACTGTTTTGTTCTGGAAGGTAGCAATATGTAGGCAATGTTTTTTATTGGAGGATAACATGGGAAATGGCAGCTAATATGTCTGATAGACTATATTTGACATGCAACCAAACATTTCAATTTTGAAATAAACTATAGTCTGCACAATACAATTTACACAAGGAGCTGTGGAGACCAAGAAAGGATCACAACCTACCTTTGAGTTTCTTCACAAAAATTCTTTCCTTAATTGCAGTTTTGAAAATAACTATTCTGCATATAACTTTCACTAGGAGATCCAGGTCAGGTTAGGAATTGAAACCCACTTTGCTTCTTTACAAAAATCCTTCCTTCACtgcaattttgaaatattttgcacAGTACAATTACAGCTTCAACAGAGTTGTGTAGGCCAAGAAACTAAGCACAACCTACCATTCAGTTTCTTTATGAACTGTCTTTCATTTGTTATTAATATAATCTTACATTTGTGGCTAATTATTTTGGCACAGAATTGGAATACAACTACTTCTTATACAATCAGCGTTAGTGTACCACATTTAAGTTTCTAGCTAATAATCATACAGATTTAATAAGCATATACTGTTACTGTAtgtgaaacatttaaaaaaacaatTTCTGAAGATGTTATTTGTAAGGCCTTAACAAAAGCCCAAAATGTACACATTCCAGTGAGCCTAAATTCACCAATCATTACAGGTTtacagaaccatttttttaaaggttGTTGAATAAACACtacattctgaaaataaaataatgttttatttcggTATCATACAGATATTCTATTATCATTATTCTATGTTTATAAAATCTGTAATATTAAGTACGCATTGACTGGCAGCACTTGTATCTCTCACTGGCGAAACTGGAGTGGATGGTATTTCTGCACTGTCAATCTCGCTTATttcaatgatgtttttcagaatcattattttcagtttgtttacatttttttcattctttagTGACCGCAGCTCACTAGCCACATAATCTCCAAAGGTTTGGAAAGCATCAATTTCCTGGCCCAGAATTTTTCCTGCCTTTTCAATGAGCCCATTACCACTTCCTTTAGTCTCCTTTCTTTTTCGTTTCTTCCCCTCATTAGCAACAGGCACATCATCTCCTGTAACTATTTCTTCTTCCTGCAAAAAGTAACAAAATTGAATATAACAGCAGATCAAGGAATACAAGAGGCAAACAAATGGAACATAACTAAGTTTCCATACAGTGTCAATAGACTTCATTGGAAGCATATTGCTCATACTACAACCAAAAGACAGTTAAGGTTAATAGAATTTAAGTTCACAATGTAAAATGTGACTAATACATATTAGTTATACCATTTTGTACTATCTGTGTTAATGTTATGCGAGAACAACTATTGTGTAAGTCAGCAATCAAAAGATTGTTTTGAACATCACAGGGCTTTGCAAGCGCTGGTTCTGTTGGTGGTGGtattatgaaaataattttacattccCAAAAACTGGATCTACTCAATACTATGGCTAATGATCTTACTGCAAATGGCAATCAAATTTGCAGAGACTAATAATATAGTTAGTTTCATGTTACGTGGATCATTTAGCATGATAAATTGTAATAATGTGGAAGGAGTCATTATACATAGCAAATTAATTTGTGAACAtgtctacatgctgaacatttataaggcgTATATATTTTTTATATCCATAAAAGTCTGTAACATACAAACTCGTTAGTACCCACTACCTACTGCACATCACAGTaaaagaaattcttctacggagaaGGAGTTGtcagagaaactttttcagtttcttttcaattttttactttACTATCTGTCAGACACTTCATATCACTGTGTAAGTAGTCAAAACTTTTAGTTGCAGCATGGTGCGCTGAAGACAactttaatgtagagtaattaatgtaatttcattaaggcataaatatactgtgaagcagtagtcagaatacccAATACCTTAAACTGGTGTCTACgggatgattgtgggtgagcatcacatattattctcacagcaCGCTTTTGgacaatgaagactttcttactTAGATATGAGTTGCTCCCAGAACACTATTCCATATAACACTGtatgaaaatatgtcaacttactgatttgtctctccccaatgattctttcagttttaattttcatcaatatggacacctaagaattttgaagtttccacccaattcattatttcctcaccatctattaacttatcactggtgtagtacaCACCTGGATGTGcaggactgatttttttttttttctttttaaattgagggtgggaccatttgcagaaaatcagGCGACGATACTTTTAACAACACTGTTTACCAATTCTTTTGTTGAAGaattggattgattacaatactagtctCGTCAACAAAAAGAACTAATCTGCTTCTTGGATATTAGCTGGAAGGTCATTCACGTACATGAGGAACTATAATGCTGGAAGGAGATAAGTGTTGTGCTGAAGCATTCAGTAGAGAAATACTACACAGATACTTAATTATTGGGCTCTGAACAGTGATATTATGCTAAACAATCATTATTAAGTGTTATAAGAAGCCTTAAAAAATATGAACCCACCCAAATCATTTCCACAAATATTGAGGCAACAGACAGTGGTGTAAAAACAAGGTTCTCAAACATCTCAAGGGGGATAAATAAATCATGAGAGTACACTATCACAGTATATAACAGTTAATTCTTTAACATAATACAGATAGGTGGTAAAACTCATAAAATTGAAATCTCATAATGAAGAGCAGCCTACCCCACTTTTACTTCCCAACAAGGAGCTACAGTAAACAAACAAGGAATCCCAGCTTAACTTCACAGCTACTTACCTTTGTTGATAGCGAAGATATTCTGTTAGAGGTTGTGGCAACACTACTTTCTAGAAATTTCACTGCTGAAAAATACGGCCACCGAGAATCCGAAACTATGCCAGGAGAGCCGCTTTTAATTTTCTGCAGTTTCCTAACTTCTTGAGAAAACTGGGTCTTTAAGTTATGCCACTTTCTTTGTACCTCTTTTACTGACGTGTCGAATATTGACGAGATTTCGTTCAATGCACACATCTTCTTCATTCGATCCTTAAAGTCCCGGTTGTGTACGTCCCAaatttcggggtagctctccacagcttcaataaaattttctgtgtCCTGCTTCGTCCATTctcgtttctcctccatttctgaaatttgctgGCATATAATACGTGAGATAgctgcataaaattaagtcaccacattaagtaaactgttaaatatgagtgttatgcagatGACATACTTACTAcaacttgcgcttcctacttgcaggaaatagaaataaatcctaaaagctgcaagtcaCTTGCAGATAGCTCTTGCGTGGAAGCGGAAAACGTGCTGCAAGcaacttccgcaataaattgctacggtcgcaagtcgtcTTGGCGATAAGTTTATACTCGCAACtcgcgcggcaagttcctccgcgcaagtaaattgctgcaatatgttgctagtgtaaacccagccttagttgcgacttgtcactgaaatcgcagaaagcagtgctaaattcgaccaatagatggctcacgtctttgaatgtgaaatactacttgtgactgctaactgtgactgaaatcgcagttagattctgtaaagttgctactgtgatatctgtgacttctcagtcactgcaatttctaacagatacgcgatttcctgcccaccactactctGAACACTACAGCTCTTTCTTGCTTGTGCATCACTGGCGCTTTTCTGACCTATCAGCCATAACGAACACTACATAGACAATATAATCGACCAACTATGTACACTAGTCCAACTATGTGCACTAGAGGAACACTCACCATTACACGTACAAAGCACACTCAGCAACATGCGAAACAGACTGAAGAGATGGAATGACACTGTTGGCTGGGGTGTCACGTGGTACACTGTCCCTTGCTGCTGCACATCACCCCACCACCTGCAGTCTTAGTTGCACACAGCTATAGTAACAgttgaaaaaaaagaaagtacTTCCAGCACAATGAATAATGTCAGTATAATGGACATTCCCGGAGATGTAATCCCGAAACGCCAGATAAGGGAGTGGAAAAAGGATAGGAAAGGAGATGTGCATGAGAAAGTAGCATGTCTTCAGATGCGGAATCCATTAGCAGATAACATTTTGTGTATGGATAGCTCAGATTGTGACTACACCTAGGCTATCAGTACAGATGAGCATTATGTGAAAGAATTGGAGATAAATCATAAAAGGgatcaccatttttttctgaacataattTATTAAACAGTGCTGgtgccaatgacagtgtggaactaAGGAAGACAGCCATTAACCAAAGACAAAGGCTCAATTGTAATTGTTAATGTGCCTAAAACTAAGAAAAACAGTATCAGTCATATATTGTTCAATCAAGTATAACATATAATGCCACACATCTCCGGAAACAAGGAATGAAGTTGGACACAAGTGCCAGAAACTGATTAGATAAATGAAGAATATACAGCCTTAGTTTTAACGGCATTGGATTTTTTGGAATGGTGGTTTATGTTTAAAAGAGGTGAAATGGAAACTTTCATGCTGAACTAATTTGGAGCTATGTGTGTGGTACCCCAACCTAATACCTttcattatatttataattttgatgGTGGGTCGTATTGTTTGATATGTGTActgtacaagtttttttttttttctttaatgaggCTTAATAAAGCACTTTAGGAAAATGTAGATCAATGTATTTATTTCTGGATGGTCAAAGTTGTATTGTGTTGTGGAATTGAATGATTCTTAACAGTTGTGGTGGAAATATAGGCTGATGAGTATAACCCTATATTCATGCTAACTTTGAACACCTACAATTTTTCCAGTACTTCCTCTGTATTTTACAAAATTGTATTAGTTAATATGTAACCACTTTGTACAAGCCTCAATGTTCACTAACACAAATATCACATAAGTAAAAAAAGGTCACGAATCTCACATCTCAAACTGAAAATCAGTGAAAGTATACCTGGCTTACAGTTATTCTTTTAGGAATGTAATCTTTAATTTCCTCCCATGCCAATGCTATAATATTCAAATGGTAGCAAAAAGGTGGAATTGTAATGACTGTTCACCTATGTGGTTTTGCCACCTCATAGATTTCGTATATGGGGAACAGTGGTTGTGGAGAGATATTAGTTCCACAAGCTCCACCTTTTCAAACTTACAACTTCAATATTGTGATGATGCAAGAAATCAATCATCTCTACCTTTCGTTTTTCCATGGTAGGCTTCTTGCCAAAAGAAACAGTACAGTCAGGAGCATTATCAAGAACAACAGTTTATggttactgtaatatttatttgtttcaGTCTTTTCTGACCCTTACCTATATAGGTTTCGTTGGTATGGTATTCtaaacatcttcagatctgttgaggTTTTGTATCTAGGGTAAATTTGTAACAAATGTTGTTTATTATGATTAAAATTTGCAGCATGTCATGTCAAATACCATTGTTATACATGATCAATGGACAAactaaacaaacaaaacatttagtattttatccatccttaGCAGCTGTAGTTGTATATAACGAAATAACAAGTAACCAGTTGCATAaacgaaatttaatttctttaccaatTTCGGTCAGTTATTGCCCTttttcagaaggttatacctatcgcaTAATTTACGAGTGTCCACAATAAGATGCCTACAGTAAAATGctgtggtcatgtggttcatagAGTCTGTAAAAAACTAGTATAAACAAACGAAACTACAAGTGCACTTCCTGTTGCTTGTGCACATTTACCCTACACGCTCTCAAGCCCGTTTGGGCAAGACCACCTTGGCCTTGGCTTGGGCAAGCACCAGAGTGCTTGTCAAGGACGCAGTTACGTataggaaaaatgaaattaaatgatcggGTGGCGTTGTTgggcgggaggccccatccggggaagttcgactGTCGGGTTGCAAGACttttttcaggtgacgccacattgggtgtttTGCGTGTTGGTGATGATGACAATGCAACACCTAGTCTGCTAGTGGAGTAAATGTGCAagcgggccgggaatcgaaccctggtccgCTGCACtgtaggcaaacacattaccactcagctaagttgGTGGAGACGCCTTAAGTTGCACCACTAAAAACTCGGAGTCCACATATGCAACTACAATATGTCAGTAGCTGTGGCGAAATTTTTGTTGCGTATGTGAAACCGGGTATATCCACAATACAATAGAAAGACCTGTTCTGATTATTCAGTAAATAAAGACAGAAGAATGTTTCCGTAAACATTATATTTTCTTGGAGCATAAATTTGTATTTTGTTGAGAACTGCTTAATAATTTCCACCTATACGGAGAGAAGTttggttgtttttcattgtttCAAATGAAAAAGGACTACATTTATAGTGAGATTTCGCTACAGTACTTTAGAATCGATACAGTACGTAATTGGTCCTCTAGTCGGTCGATTCGTCACGCGCAAAGGCTGTAGGGAAAAGTCGTCGGCTGTTCTCCTCCATCTTTCTGCAAGGGCAGAACAGTCGAAATGGCTCTACTCTCCATCCGTTTAG
This sequence is a window from Schistocerca americana isolate TAMUIC-IGC-003095 chromosome 4, iqSchAmer2.1, whole genome shotgun sequence. Protein-coding genes within it:
- the LOC124612989 gene encoding uncharacterized protein LOC124612989 codes for the protein MEEKREWTKQDTENFIEAVESYPEIWDVHNRDFKDRMKKMCALNEISSIFDTSVKEVQRKWHNLKTQFSQEVRKLQKIKSGSPGIVSDSRWPYFSAVKFLESSVATTSNRISSLSTKEEEIVTGDDVPVANEGKKRKRKETKGSGNGLIEKAGKILGQEIDAFQTFGDYVASELRSLKNEKNVNKLKIMILKNIIEISEIDSAEIPSTPVSPVRDTSAASQCVLNITDFINIE